AACTGGGGTATTGTATGAGGGAGGATTTTGAAATGTAGTGTTATGAGTAAACCCGAGGAAGCCACAGgcaaaatgtgttattacactcatgaataaatcaaagtaAATTTAATGCACAAATTTAACTGCATTAAAGGgagagtggtttttttttgtgtgtgttttgaggaaGGTCCAATTTAAAAGAGGTATGCCAGAATATGCTGAGTGAGTTTAGTGGCAGCCCTTTGAAAGTGTAACCCAAACAGCTGCAAATGGCTGTTTGTTTGCATGCTAGTGTGCAGTTcaaatgttattgattttttttttctccccctgtttttctctgtccttTCTTGCAGGGCTGCaacacatttcctctgctgtctcaAAACAATGTGTAAATCATGTGCCACTTCTTCCGTCTCCCTCCCCAAACAGGCAGCGAGCTGAAGATTGTCTACTGAATGTACATTGATGATGCTTAAATATTGacctactttaaaaaaaaaacaaaaaacaaaaaacaaaccctgaactTTGTTAAATTGTTAACTTTGTTAAATTGCTggataaaccacacaaaaaaaaacaatttgaccCACAGTACGCCCAGTTTTCTGGGACTGGTGGTGGGGTTGGGGGGTGTGGGTGAATGGACAGAGGTTCTGTGCCTGATGTCACGTCAGCATGTGCGTGCACACAATACACACCAACACTATTAATAGGTTATCATTCTGGCTGTTATCCATCATACAAGTCAGACAAACTCTGTTTTGGCATCACATTAAACTGGAAGGACAGTAAAGGGTCATTTGGACGTATGAATGTCAGTGATAACACCATTATCTTTAGTTCGCCttgttttttcacttgacaAGTCAGccaaacaaaacacttccttCTTGACACTTGCTGAAAACAAAGTACAGTGGTTTATTGTTTTacgacctttttttttttttactgtgaatgACAACATATGTGGCACTGACAcattttgttgtggtttatgCAGCTCCACTCCCTTTtggcatacatatacatatatatatatatataaaatagtgTGGTATCTTTGAATTCTGTTTGTCCCAAGACTAacctggattttttttacctgtattatttatttcctgatttttattagtagtagtagtattattagtattgttattatactgctttatgaatgaatgactgaatatctttatttctgttacattcatataaaaagtaaacataaaacaaGGTCATTTAACACAATTATGCAAATAACCGAATAAAGGAATAGGCCTATTTTTGCCTATCCTGTacaatacaagaaaaacaagaaaatcagaaatgtagAGGAAACAAATATAACTCTGCACTTACAATTATAGTACTAGACTGCCAATTTTCATTTTaagctgtaattattttacatttcaaacttttttttgaacCCCAAAAGAGTTTTACTCAGTTTAACTCATTGAGTTCCATAACTTTACCCCCaaaacattcacacctacaggcaatccggagtgtccagttaacctctgcatgtttttggactgtaggaggaaaccggAGTACCCACGTGTTCTTCCCCCGCACACACGGGGGATAAACATGCAAATCTAACCATTATGTTTCAGTATCAGCACAAAGCATGTGCGATGATTCTGGAGAAGCAGTAGTCTTAGCATGAAAGGTGATGCTGGAAGCTCTATTAAGTTAATATAACAATCACCTACATGAATAATAACATTGAATAAAACccttgggtgtgtgtgtgtgtttgtttgttccagtAATCTGTGAGaaatcagggtttttttaacctctgaattaaaagttttattaaaaatgtccaAAGTGTGTCGTTATCTTCTAACATTCATTTTACGCACACTTCATCCTGAACAGTGGTCTTGATGACCGGAGTGCCTTGCTTCTTTAACGTACAAAAGAGGAAGTACTTATTGTGAGAAGTGGCTCCTTTTTATATAGTTGCACAGGTGCCTAATTATTCCTACCTGGTGCTTTGGTGTCTTCATAACTGTCATCGTATGATCTGTATTTGTCGCCGGCCCCATCTTGATTAGGCCTTacttgtaaaagagattttaatcttgGTGTGATACCTTTGTGTAATTGAGATTGCGATGATTGCGATGATTCTGGAGAAGCAGTAGTCTTAACAGGAATTGTAAGATTCTGAGCATGAAAGGTGATGCTGGAAGCTCTATTAAGTTAATATAACAATCACCTACATGAATAATAACATTGAATAAAACccttgggtgtgtgtgtgtgtttgtttgttccagtAATCTGTGAGAAATCAGGTTTTTTTAACCTCTGAAttaaaagttttattaaaaatgtccaAAGTGTGTTGTTATCTTCAAGGCTTTCCACCTCCGCTCAGCCCCATGATAATTCCTCTTTAGGGTAAAATGGTATCAGTTTTCCATCACAGGAAAGCTTTGGGAAATGGGGCAATTTGGGTGTGTATGCAgatttcaatacattttcataaaacAGTATCCAGGACAGACGTCGATGACTCTAGCCCCCTGTGAtgagaggtttttgttttcagggatAGTGTAACCTCACAGTGAATGGTGTCATATTACTTAGAAAGAGGAGAGGTGTGGTAGGTCTTTAGTATGTTCATGTGATTGAGAGGCGGGGCTCATTTGTGGAGGCTGGTGGGGGCTTGATAGTTTACAGGAAGTCGAGGAGGAAAGTTTTTTAATGTGGCTGATTTGACAGGGACTAGATACCATCTGCTGTCTCCTGTCACGTCCACATGGATCATGTGATAAAGAATGAGTCTGTACGTGCGAGTTGCTGTTGACATTGCTGCAGGTTGACGGGTTCAAGTGGAGTTCTCTGTGAATGTGCGCGCATCTGTTTGCAGTTGTTTGTTGGAGTGTTTGTGCATGAGGgggtatgtgcgtgtgtgtgtgcgcgcgtgtgtatCCAAGCACTTAATGGTGGAGTGTTTTATTCTTGACCTGATTTCCCTCTTTGCCTGTCTGACTCAACAGTCTGGATCACGTTTCAGGTCTcaaaatatcatatcatatcaaatacagtacatccaCGTCCATTTGTACTTGACTTTGTTTAGAAAACATGACCAACAataacttaatttatttaaaactcaGCATAATTTATCTAAAACTCAATAGcatagagcaggggtgtcaaactcattttagtttagCGGCtacatacatgatctcaagtgggccagaccaatcaaataatagtataataacctATTAACAACAAGCACTtattccctttgttttacattaaatttaatgtctttttacaaaacaacctgaaatgtcctgagaaaaataagtgcaatttcaacaatattatgcctaagaTAAGCatttacaaaggcacaaaacattttgccacaggtatctggaactgaaaatgtaatatttcacaaGATGACTAGATTCTAATCATACTgtgaaattttcacaaattcatcatgGGGGCCAGAATGGACCCActggttctggcccacgggccgtacGTTTGTCACCCCTGGCATAgggtatactgtatgtaagatTCCAGAGATGAATTAagtatcaaaaataaaattagcATGTACACATGTGAGGCTCTAAAGGTGAATTTGTTTTCTGGATCCTGAGTTTAATTAGAAGTTGTGAACTGGTTTGGCAGCAGCTTTTGTAGATCCATggctctcaaactgtggcacgtgtaccaccagtggtatgtgagcttcctctgggGGTACTTAGTATTATAGTAAAAATACAGAATTAGCTGTAACtatcttaaattaaaaataaatgtgtttgttatctCAGGTGTAACTGCAAGTGCAAGTCCCGGGTTGTTTGGGAAGACTTGCTTTGACGTGTTCAAAGAAATATGCAATATTTCTTTCCTGATAAAAACATGAGGGTAAATCAAGGTATTTACATGATGGCCCAGTGTCAAACATTGAACAGTTAACCCTAACTTACTGCAGAAGTGATTGGTTTAATACATGGAGAAAGTGAGCCAAGACAAATGTGAAGAGTTGAgcaacaaagacttttattggTAATTTAAGATGATAACGCTTACAATACCATCAATACCATGAACAATGATTGTTGCAGAACAAAAGGGTATATTAGAATGTAATTGAGTAGCAAAGACACATACATTTGTGAAGCTGATTTAGCTGATAACATGTGGAATTATGATTCACTATGATTCTGTATTCACTGATTTATTCATGAAGAAAATCAtctaaaaaaaaggatttgtcTGTGGGGAAGTTTCTTGTGTTATCATTTGATCCCCTTGTTGACTTGTGAGACATTAACCCTTGACGCCAATTTTTTTGTAGTTTGCCTCCATGTCGCTGATAATGTTGGTCATAATCCTCCGCAGTGCTGCCTGTCCCTCTCCATTAAGTCCGGCCTTCTCCGCCATGATATTGACAATGATTTCTGTGATGTCCTGTAGAGAAAACAGAAGGTtcaaaattgatttaaaatccGGTTGGAGGATGACAACATATGCATACAACAGATGGAAAATGATTCAATAAAATGCGGCATAAATTAAAACAGTCCTTTTTGCACACTAGCCTCACCTTAAAGTTTTGAATTGTGACCTTGTGAGTATTGGCATGGGTTTCAGCCATAGCAGCGATGATATCACCGTGGCTGCCTCTGGCATTCAGCAGTTCGCCAAGTTTCTTTAGCACAGTTGCACCGTGGGCAGAAACCAGCTTATTACTGGGCAGCTCACTATGAGGGACGGTGGCAAATTTGGTGAACTTAGCCTGGGTGGCTGGGTACTGTTCGAATAAACTGTAAAGACAAGGAAACGAGAGGCTTCACTACAGATCATACACCACCAGGGCTGTAGTGGCCACTGGGGACAAAGACATCAttgaaacacaggaaacactccTTTTCAGGGAATGTAATCTTATTTTGTCCAAGCCACTGACCGGGTCAGAACCAGGTTCCCAACACCAGGGAAGTCCGCCTCCACTGCAGGCCAGCAACACAGAACCTTGTCAAAATCAGCCATTGTCtgagaagaggaaggaagggCAAGTAAAAATATTAGAGAACACTtattttcaataatagaaccaaaatctgaaaaggaacaaaaaagcAAGGTCTACTTATCACATGGTGTTTATGTGGCTTGTATAAACAGTGCTATCCTATTTATCCTGTGGCCTGGCTTGATTTTGATGGCCAGTTGCCAAAAACCTCTAGTCAAGggcaaagaagaaagaagtgaTTGCA
This genomic stretch from Solea senegalensis isolate Sse05_10M unplaced genomic scaffold, IFAPA_SoseM_1 scf7180000013451, whole genome shotgun sequence harbors:
- the mb gene encoding myoglobin, encoding MADFDKVLCCWPAVEADFPGVGNLVLTRLFEQYPATQAKFTKFATVPHSELPSNKLVSAHGATVLKKLGELLNARGSHGDIIAAMAETHANTHKVTIQNFKDITEIIVNIMAEKAGLNGEGQAALRRIMTNIISDMEANYKKIGVKG